One genomic window of Paramormyrops kingsleyae isolate MSU_618 chromosome 22, PKINGS_0.4, whole genome shotgun sequence includes the following:
- the tom1l2a gene encoding TOM1-like protein 2 isoform X1 produces MEFLLGNPYSTPVGQCIEKATDGSLQSEDWTLNMEICDIINETEEGPKDAIRAVKKRLNGNKNYREVMLALTVLETCVKNCGHRFHVLVATRDFIDGVLVKIISPKSNPPTIVQDKVLALIQAWADAFRSSPDLTGVVHIYEELKRKGIEFPMADLDALSPIHTPQRGVPEVDPATHKYKAGTAQHTGSAPPASTVVAPAYNTPQVPSLQMSGSINANSEQIARLRSELDIVRGNAKVMSEMLTEMVPGQEDPSDLELLQELNRTCRAMQQRIVELISRVSNEEVTEELLHVNDDLNNIFLRYERYERYRSGRTARSSNNGVLSEATEDNLIDLGPGSPAVVSPMVSVAPTPGLPSAAPAAAATTATPDTLSTQLAGLDVSNNSVSGTLSSLPRCHPKDDFDMFAQTRGSSLADQRKNVKYEDPQALGGLASALDVRQQNTGGLSVKGDNADMEPIDGWLISQGMVSTSPASLTFAPHPHSTKHSQIPPPLPICPFQLSTPSTPDCGPILLKPPHHDSKREIFQALTEIRVPSYLRLRGGSRVARCVRTPSL; encoded by the exons ATGGAGTTTTTATTGGGGAATCCATATAGCACTCCAGTGGGGCAATGCATAG AAAAGGCCACGGACGGCTCTCTACAGAGCGAAGACTGGACTCTGAATATGGAGATCTGTGACATCATCAATGAGACTGAGGAGGG CCCCAAGGATGCCATCAGGGCTGTGAAGAAACGACTAAACGGGAATAAAAACTACCGGGAAGTGATGCTGGCGCTGACG GTCCTGGAGACCTGCGTGAAGAACTGTGGTCACCGCTTCCACGTCCTGGTCGCCACCCGCGACTTCATCGACGGTGTCCTCGTCAAGATAATCTCTCCCAAGAGCAACCCTCCCACCATCGTGCAGGACAAGGTGCTCGCTCTGATACAG GCCTGGGCAGATGCCTTCCGGAGCAGCCCAGACCTGACCGGCGTGGTCCACATCTACGAAGAGCTGAAGAGGAAGGGCATCGAGTTCCCCATGGCCGACCTGGACGCACTGTCCCCTATTCACACTCCTCAGAGG GGAGTGCCTGAAGTGGACCCCGCAACCCACAAGTACAAGGCCGGAACTGCTCAGCACACGGGCTCCGCCCCCCCTGCCTCCACTGTGGTGGCCCCTGCCTATAACACACCACAGGTCCCCAGCCTGCAAATGTCAGGCTCCATCAACGCCAACTCTGAACAG ATCGCCCGACTGCGGAGCGAACTAGACATTGTCCGTGGGAACGCCAAGGTGATGTCAGAGATGCTAACTGAGATGGTGCCGGGACAGGAGGACCCATCAGATCTCGAGCTTCTCCAG GAGCTGAATCGGACCTGCCGGGCCATGCAGCAGAGGATAGTGGAGCTCATCTCACGCGTCTCCAATGAAGAGGTGACCGAGGAGCTCCTGCATGTCAACGACGACCTCAACAACATATTCCTGCGATATGAGAG ATATGAGCGATACAGGTCCGGCAGAACCGCACGGAGCTCCAACAATGGG GTGCTCAGCGAGGCCACAGAAGATAACCTGATCGACTTGGGTCCTGGGTCCCCCGCGGTGGTGAGCCCCATGGTCAGTGTGGCCCCAACCCCTGGTCTGCCCTCCGCGGCCCCCGCCGCCGCTGCCACCACCGCCACGCCGGACACGCTGTCTACCCAGCTGGCCGGACTCG ACGTCAGCAACAACAGCGTGAGCGGCACCCTGAGCTCGCTGCCCAGGTGCCACCCCAAGGACGACTTCGACATGTTTGCCCAGACAAGGGGCAGCTCTCTGGCAGACCAGCGCAAaaa CGTGAAGTATGAAGACCCACAGGCGCTGGGTGGCTTGGCCTCCGCCCTAGACGTTAGGCAACAGAATACTGGAGGG CTGAGTGTAAAAGGTGATAACGCAGACATGGAGCCAATAGACGGCTGGCTTATCTCCCAAGGAATGGTGAGCACCTCACCAGCGTCTCTGACcttcgccccccacccccactccacCAAGCACTCacaaataccccccccccttcccatttGCCCTTTCCAGCTCAGTACCCCCAGTACCCCTGACTGTGGTCCCATATTGCTAAAACCACCCCACCATGACAGTAAAAGGGAAATCTTTCAGGCTCTAACTGAAATACGCGTGCCCTCCTACCTCAGGCTCCGTGGAGGCAGTCGTGTGGCTCGGTGTGTTAGGACGCCGagcctgtga